In Gambusia affinis linkage group LG08, SWU_Gaff_1.0, whole genome shotgun sequence, a single window of DNA contains:
- the znf592 gene encoding zinc finger protein 592: protein MGDMKTPDFDDLLAAFDIPDATGLDSKEAIQESHEEIDNQLKHSVICLDDSLLSNPAATTADVPLVSVIVKNTSRQESLEGFSDQLHSAPGLQNGYKGQEDCIKPVEPSSTSFSNSFQADLNGEGSRKLPGEIPLPQKPDETAVFSPSLSHFSPPYSPQTEALYGKNEQVSKQEGDCCLEARVLVEPLVPGREQKSDIFLFDASPNNTKESTPENGSSNDHLSDSNIRGETEKTTRACCPFISSSSEQNFKETESQNTEDVTDAYSSAKFQTSKLPLSKDAPIAPKTKKDPIEKTDPTESSALHSDCVRANNIAPISPRSPRSPNEIVKRLMKPSDSPVSLCSDSSGKTSPAVASVSSPAIPRVRIKTIKTTSGQIKRTVTSVLPDSETDEIHSAYESSPSQSMISEDSYCNVSPRQSQAVDCSPGSNPACTSSPKIPRRSEENSRGFRTGFHRSSCAVQRSVAHDVQKPKRVSSTTGHTSNTNFLPKAMHLASLNLVPHSVAASVAARPSSHQQSQHILSSSVCSTVPLVHQVKTATPFPRSSAPNTAAGTLNKLLTSANPVPVYVPNLSPPPECNIKLPPHGYCCLECGDSFGVERSLAFHYNRRSVQIEVGCTHCAKTLVFFNKCALLAHAREHKSNGSVMQCTQLHLKPISEEQMFVPLSSESANTGPYHSTLVSPVSEPVMPLYPDSVIRNRFRCLECNKQLPDYKALAGHYQKMSEDVEGLICKVCSMLLPNKCSFRTHQRLHAHKSPYCCPECGALSRSADIQKHVKENCLHYARKAWYKCLHCDMVFRTLLGQKTHVEEKHCEILYKCSVCPVAFKTSNGCEVHLKNKHKSSKQTPHVVFKCSCKALFNKKHNFLQHFHENANKRVTCVFKCPECNSVFPQKRLLMQHFKIVHVGNMTAETEKNSKEKEGLEWFPESHPVQQEKSHITRKNTDSPRKKSEQDAKSHVKPRGWTCGECLQCFSERESYVSHMKINHGKSMKKYPCRHCELSFNAATSLRRHIRSEHDGKRRIYSCWYCTDPKTTFTTSVMLKNHISLMHGIKNPDLRQMPKTSIKEFKSPSGKGIISASPVRRRQADASDRSDLDAPSAKRLKTQFRCSKCGFITDDCTEFQQHIPQHKTDENTPQCLHCGLCFTSVVSLNRHLFIVHKVKDPKEGEEEEELMRDVGWSVGSAAIAHVNDFKPSPDEEPENPPYTNTSDFHLKLKTLS, encoded by the exons ATGGGTGACATGAAAACCCCAGATTTTGATGACCTTCTGGCAGCCTTTGACATCCCAGATGCCACTGGACTGGATTCTAAAGAAGCCATCCAGGAAAGCCACGAGGAGATAGATAATCAACTAAAACACTCAGTAATCTGTCTGGATGACAGCTTACTCAGTAACCCAGCTGCCACAACAGCAGACGTTCCTCTTGTCAGTGTTATAGTGAAAAATACAAGTCGACAAGAGTCACTTGAAGGTTTCAGTGACCAGCTTCATTCAGCTCCAGGGTTGCAGAATGGATACAAGGGACAGGAGGACTGCATTAAGCCTGTAGAACCATCCAGCACAAGTTTTTCTAATTCATTTCAGGCTGATTTGAATGGGGAGGGTTCAAGAAAACTTCCTGGAGAAATTCCCCTTCCGCAGAAACCTGATGAAACAGCAGTATTTTCTCCATCGCTTTCCCATTTTAGTCCCCCCTACAGTCCTCAGACAGAGGCATTGTATGGCAAAAACGAACAGGTTTCTAAACAAGAGGGGGATTGTTGTCTAGAAGCTCGGGTTTTGGTGGAACCCTTAGTTCCAGGCAGGgaacaaaaatctgatatttttttgtttgacgcGTCTCCCAACAACACTAAAGAGAGCACACCAGAAAATGGCAGCAGCAACGATCATCTCTCTGATAGCAATATCAGAGgtgaaacagagaaaaccaCTAGAGCATGTTGTCCATTTATCTCTTCAAGCAGTGAGCAGAACTTTAAAGAGACGGAATCCCAAAACACAGAGGATGTTACCGACGCTTATTCATCTGCGAAATTTCAGACATCTAAATTGCCCTTGTCTAAAGATGCTCCAATTGCGCCAAAAACTAAAAAGGATCCCATTGAGAAAACTGATCCCACAGAATCATCAGCATTGCACAGCGATTGCGTTAGAGCTAATAACATAGCACCCATATCCCCAAGAAGCCCCAGGAGTCCGAATGAAATAGTGAAACGGTTAATGAAACCCTCTGATAGCCCTGTAAGCCTCTGTAGTGACAGCAGCGGTAAAACATCTCCTGCAGTGGCATCTGTTTCATCCCCAGCCATACCGAGGGTCAGAATTAAGACCATTAAAACCACTTCTGGCCAGATCAAACGCACAGTGACCAGTGTGCTGCCAGACTCCGAAACAGACGAGATTCATTCTGCTTACGAATCCTCGCCATCGCAGAGTATGATCAGTGAAGATTCCTACTGCAACGTGTCCCCTCGTCAATCTCAAGCTGTTGATTGCAGTCCCGGGAGTAACCCAGCATGCACATCTTCACCCAAAATACCCAGAAGGTCTGAGGAAAACTCGAGAGGTTTTAGGACAGGGTTCCACAGGAGTAGTTGCGCTGTCCAACGATCTGTTGCACACGATGTGCAGAAACCAAAGAGAGTTTCGTCTACGACAGGTCACacatcaaacacaaacttcctTCCAAAAGCAATGCACTTAGCAAGTCTAAATTTGGTCCCTCACAGCGTTGCTGCTTCAGTTGCTGCCCGGCCCTCGTCCCATCAACAAAGTCAACACATTCTGTCCTCCTCAGTTTGCAGCACTGTCCCTCTGGTGCATCAAGTCAAAACAGCCACACCTTTCCCTCGTTCATCTGCGCCGAACACAGCTGCAGGAACCCTAAACAAGCTTTTGACAAGTGCCAACCCAGTGCCTGTATACGTGCCTAACCTGAGCCCCCCTCCAGAGTGCAACATCAAGCTTCCGCCTCACGGATATTGCTGCCTCGAGTGCGGGGACTCGTTTGGCGTCGAGAGGAGTCTGGCGTTTCATTACAACAGGAGGAGTGTCCAGATCGAAGTAGGATGTACACACTGCGCAAAGACCCTGGTTTTCTTTAACAAGTGCGCCCTGTTGGCACATGCACGGGAGCACAAAAGCAACGGCAGCGTGATGCAGTGCACGCAGCTCCATCTGAAACCTATATCAGAGGAGCAGATGTTTGTACCTCTGAGCTCTGAGTCGGCGAACACAGGCCCATACCACTCAACATTAGTCTCACCCGTCAGTGAACCCGTCATGCCCTTATACCCAGACAGTGTGATTCGCAACAGGTTCCGTTGTCTGGAGTGCAACAAGCAGTTGCCAGACTACAAAGCGCTTGCAGGTCATTACCAGAAGATGTCAGAAGATGTGGAAGGGCTG ATTTGTAAAGTTTGCTCAATGTTGTTGCCAAACAAGTGCAGCTTCAGAACTCACCAGCGCCTCCATGCCCACAAGTCCCCCTACTGTTGTCCTGAGTGCGGCGCCCTGAGTCGATCTGCTGACATCCAGAAGCATGTCAAGGAGAACTGTCTGCATTATGCTCGCAAAGCTTGGTACAA aTGTCTTCACTGTGACATGGTTTTCAGAACCCTTTTAGGACAAAAAACTCACGTTGAGGAGAAACACTGCGAGATCTTGTACAAGTGCTCAGTCTGCCCCGTTGCCTTCAAGACCTCTAACGGCTGtgaagtacatttaaaaaataaacacaaatcgAGCAAGCAAACTCCTCA tgtggtATTTAAGTGTTCCTGCAAGgcacttttcaataaaaaacacaacttccttcAACATTTTCATGAAAACGCCAACAAGCGAGTTACATGTGTGTTTAAGTGTCCAGAATGCAACTCTGTGTTTCCACAAAAGCGGCTGTTGATGCAGCACTTCAAG ATCGTGCATGTAGGAAATAtgacagcagagacagaaaagaacagcaaagaaaaagaagggcTGGAGTGGTTCCCAGAGTCTCATCCTGTCCAGCAGGAAAAGAGTCACATCACTCgtaaaaacacagacagtcCAAGGAAGAAGTCAGAGCAGGACGCCAAATCTCACGTTAAGCCTCGGGGATGGACATGCGGCGAGTGTCTGCAGTGCTTTAGTGAAAGAGAGTCCTACGTTTCTCACATGAAGATCAACCATGGAAAG TCAATGAAGAAATATCCTTGTCGCCACTGTGAGCTGTCGTTCAACGCAGCCACCAGTCTGAGGAGACACATTCGCAGTGAACATGATGGTAAAAGAAGAATTTATTCTTGTTG GTACTGCACGGATCCAAAGACAACCTTCACAACAAGCGTGATGTTGAAGAACCACATAAGTCTTATGCATGGAATTAAAAACCCTGATCTCAGGCAGATGCCCAAAACATCCATCAAAGAGTTCAAAAGCCCTTCAGGGAAG GGGATAATATCAGCGTCGCCAGTCAGGCGCAGGCAGGCTGACGCCTCTGATCGCAGTGATCTCGACGCTCCTTCAGCTAAACGTCTTAAAACTCAGTTCCGCTGTTCAAAGTGCGGTTTCATCACGGACGACTGTACCGAGTTCCAGCAGCATATACCTCAgcataaaacagatgaaaacactCCTCAGTGCCTTCACTGTGGCCTGTGTTTCACATCTGTGGTTTCTCTTAATAGACATCTTTTTATTGTGCACAAAGTCAAAGATCCCAAGGAaggtgaagaagaggaggagttgATGAGAGATGTTGGTTGGTCGGTTGGATCAGCCGCGATTGCTCATGTCAATGACTTTAAACCCTCGCCGGATGAGGAGCCAGAAAACCCTCCCTACACCAACACTTCagactttcatttaaaattaaaaactcttTCCTAG